The following are encoded together in the Triticum dicoccoides isolate Atlit2015 ecotype Zavitan chromosome 6B, WEW_v2.0, whole genome shotgun sequence genome:
- the LOC119321704 gene encoding aspartyl protease family protein At5g10770-like, whose amino-acid sequence MASSSLASPARRALLVSCFLLCFLPRHVAAGAAGAGGYVTVSTASFAASSATCDEPGPVIAPRQRNGTLAVLRLAHRHGPCGPSTASAVAAPSFAEMQRSDQRRVEYIQRRVSGGGTRGANKGGLQQRQQQLAAGSRSATVPTTMGVGTFQYVVTVSLGTPGVSQTMEVDTGSDVSWVQCKPCAAPACYSQRDQLFDPAKSSTYSAVPCGSHACSDLGIYEAGCSGSQCGYVVSYGDGSNTTGVYGSDTLALAPGSTVGTFLFGCGHAQAGLFAGIDGLLALGRQAMSLKSQAAGAYGGVFSYCLPSKPSSAGYLTLGGPSSASGFATTGLLTAWAAPTFYMVMLTGISVGGQPVAVPASAFAGGAVVDTGTVITRLPPTAYAALRSAFRGAIAPYGYPSVPANGILDTCYDFSRYGVVTLPTVALTFSGGATMALEAPGILSSGCLAFAPNGGDGDAAILGSVQQRSFAVRFDGGTVGFMPGAC is encoded by the exons atggcctcctcctccctcgcctcccCGGCCCGCCGCGCCCTCCTCGTGTcgtgcttcctcctctgcttcctgccGCGCCATGTTGCCGCCGGCGCCGCGGGGGCGGGGGGCTACGTCACCGTCTCCACCGCCAGCTTCGCCGCGTCGAGCGCGACCTGCGACGAACCCGGCCCAG TGATCGCGCCGCGGCAGAGGAACGGCACGCTGGCGGTGCTGCGGCTGGCGCACCGGCACGGCCCTTGTGGCCCGTCGACGGCGTCGGCGGTGGCGGCCCCGTCGTTCGCCGAGATGCAACGTTCGGACCAGCGGCGCGTGGAGTATATCCAGAGGAGGGTGTCCGGGGGCGGCACGCGGGGGGCGAATAAGGGGGGCttgcagcagcggcagcagcagctcgCGGCCGGCTCCAGGTCGGCGACGGTGCCGACCACCATGGGCGTCGGCACGTTCCAGTACGTGGTGACGGTGAGCCTGGGCACGCCGGGCGTGTCGCAGACGATGGAGGTGGACACGGGCAGCGACGTGTCGTGGGTGCAGTGCAAGCCCTGCGCCGCGCCGGCGTGCTACAGCCAGAGGGACCAGCTGTTCGACCCGGCCAAGTCGTCCACCTACTCCGCCGTGCCGTGCGGCTCGCACGCGTGCTCGGACCTTGGGATCTACGAGGCCGGCTGCTCGGGGTCGCAGTGCGGGTACGTGGTCAGCTACGGCGACGGGTCCAACACCACCGGCGTCTACGGCTCCGACACGCTGGCGCTGGCGCCGGGCAGCACGGTGGGCACGTTCCTCTTCGGGTGCGGCCACGCGCAGGCGGGGCTGTTCGCCGGCATCGACGGGCTCCTCGCGCTCGGCCGGCAGGCCATGTCGCTCAAGTCGCAGGCGGCGGGCGCGTACGGCGGGGTCTTCTCCTACTGCCTCCCTTCGAAGCCGAGCTCCGCGGGGTACCTGACGCTGGGCGGGCCGAGCAGCGCGTCGGGGTTCGCGACGACGGGGCTGCTGACGGCGTGGGCCGCGCCGACGTTCTACATGGTGATGCTCACGGGCATCAGCGTGGGCGGGCAGCCGGTGGCCGTCCCGGCGTCGGCGTTCGCGGGGGGCGCGGTGGTGGACACGGGGACGGTGATCACGCGGCTGCCGCCCACGGCGTACGCGGCGCTGCGGTCGGCGTTCCGCGGCGCCATCGCGCCCTACGGGTACCCGTCGGTGCCGGCCAACGGGATCCTGGACACGTGCTACGACTTCAGCCGGTACGGCGTGGTGACGCTGCCGACGGTGGCGCTGACGTTCAGCGGCGGCGCGACCATGGCCCTGGAGGCCCCCGGGATCCTGTCGAGCGGGTGCCTCGCGTTCGCGcccaacggcggcgacggtgacgcgGCCATCCTCGGCAGCGTGCAGCAGCGGTCCTTCGCGGTGCGCTTCGACGGCGGCACCGTCGGATTCATGCCCGGCGCGTGCTGA